A portion of the Bacillus sp. es.034 genome contains these proteins:
- a CDS encoding YitT family protein, which produces MGLKERRREQVFNPRKEKLLEYLFVVFGSTIVAIAFNVFLLPNEVASGGVSGISTILNGLFDWKPAYVQWAFNIPLFIAGLIFLGLQFGVKTAIGTVFLPLVVFLTEDWKPWTEDPLLGALFGGIGVGLGLGIVFRGRASTGGTDLAAQIVNKFTGLSLGTCVAMIDGMIVLSAAIVYDIERGLYALIGLYVTSKTIDLVQVGISRSKMALIITNRQEEVREGILNKIDRGVTKLSAYGGYTDDERPILMCVVDQTEFTKLKQLVKTIDPSAFVVTMDASEVLGEGFKRV; this is translated from the coding sequence ATGGGTTTGAAGGAAAGGCGTCGTGAGCAGGTATTTAATCCACGGAAAGAGAAATTGTTAGAGTATTTGTTTGTTGTGTTTGGGTCAACGATTGTGGCCATTGCATTTAATGTGTTCTTACTTCCGAATGAAGTAGCTTCCGGAGGGGTGAGCGGGATATCGACGATTTTGAATGGATTGTTTGACTGGAAGCCCGCATATGTTCAGTGGGCATTCAATATACCATTATTCATCGCCGGGCTGATCTTCCTGGGTCTTCAATTCGGAGTCAAGACAGCGATCGGTACGGTGTTTTTACCGCTAGTTGTATTTTTGACCGAAGACTGGAAACCCTGGACGGAAGATCCCCTGCTTGGAGCCCTTTTTGGAGGGATAGGGGTAGGACTTGGGTTAGGAATCGTCTTTCGTGGAAGAGCTTCTACAGGAGGGACGGACCTTGCCGCTCAGATCGTCAACAAATTCACCGGCCTTTCACTCGGAACTTGTGTGGCGATGATTGACGGGATGATCGTCCTGTCTGCCGCCATCGTCTATGATATCGAACGTGGATTATATGCCCTGATCGGGTTGTACGTAACAAGTAAAACCATCGATCTCGTCCAGGTTGGTATAAGCAGATCCAAAATGGCGCTGATCATTACCAATCGCCAGGAAGAAGTTCGTGAAGGAATTTTGAATAAAATCGACCGTGGAGTGACAAAACTATCAGCATACGGTGGTTACACGGATGACGAGCGCCCGATCCTCATGTGTGTCGTGGACCAGACAGAATTCACAAAACTGAAACAACTGGTCAAAACCATTGACCCTTCAGCCTTCGTCGTCACAATGGACGCCTCAGAAGTACTGGGGGAAGGTTTCAAACGGGTTTAA
- the cccB gene encoding cytochrome c551: MKKKLLGVLFGASLVLAACGGNGGDSTETSSGGMDPEKIVNNKCSSCHGGNLEGGMGPALKNIGAELSKDQILETIKNGKGQMPPGLIKGDEAEAVAEWLSNKK; encoded by the coding sequence ATGAAGAAAAAGCTGCTAGGTGTTCTTTTTGGCGCTTCATTGGTACTTGCAGCCTGCGGTGGTAACGGCGGCGACAGTACAGAAACAAGCTCCGGTGGAATGGATCCTGAAAAAATCGTAAATAACAAGTGCTCCAGCTGTCATGGTGGGAACCTTGAAGGTGGAATGGGGCCGGCCCTTAAAAACATCGGGGCAGAACTAAGCAAAGATCAAATCCTTGAAACCATCAAAAATGGTAAAGGACAAATGCCTCCTGGACTCATCAAAGGTGATGAAGCAGAAGCGGTGGCAGAATGGTTATCAAATAAGAAGTAA
- the ftsE gene encoding cell division ATP-binding protein FtsE translates to MIEMKDVYKQYSNGVMAANGFNVHIKQGEFVYVVGPSGAGKSTFIKMMYREERPSKGDIVVNGINLAKLKNSRVPYLRRNVGVVFQDFKLLPSLTIYENIAFALEVIEEHPKQIKKRVMEVLDLVGLKHKARMLPNELSGGEQQRVSIARSIVNTPKLVIADEPTGNLDPETSWDIMNIFEEISNRGTTVIMATHNREIVNTIKHRVIAIENGRIVRDEQRGDYGYES, encoded by the coding sequence ATGATAGAAATGAAAGACGTCTACAAGCAGTACAGCAATGGTGTCATGGCTGCCAATGGCTTTAACGTCCACATCAAGCAAGGTGAGTTTGTGTATGTGGTGGGGCCGAGTGGTGCCGGGAAGTCTACTTTTATTAAAATGATGTACCGCGAAGAACGTCCTTCCAAAGGAGATATCGTTGTAAATGGTATCAATCTCGCAAAACTGAAAAATAGTAGAGTCCCATACTTAAGAAGAAACGTGGGGGTTGTATTCCAAGATTTCAAGCTGCTACCATCGCTGACAATCTATGAAAACATTGCCTTCGCACTTGAAGTTATAGAAGAACATCCAAAGCAGATCAAGAAAAGAGTCATGGAAGTACTGGACCTGGTAGGGTTAAAACATAAAGCAAGAATGCTACCGAATGAGCTTTCCGGTGGGGAACAGCAACGTGTATCGATTGCTCGATCCATTGTGAATACTCCTAAGCTTGTAATTGCGGATGAACCTACAGGAAACCTCGATCCCGAAACGTCTTGGGATATCATGAACATATTTGAAGAAATCAGCAACCGTGGAACCACGGTGATCATGGCTACACATAACCGGGAAATCGTAAATACAATCAAGCATCGGGTAATCGCCATTGAAAATGGCCGCATTGTCCGGGACGAACAGCGAGGTGATTACGGTTATGAAAGCTAG
- the ftsX gene encoding permease-like cell division protein FtsX: MKARTYGRHFRESFKSIGRNGWMTFASVSAVTVTLLLVGVFIVLMLNMNKVATDIEKDVEVRVLLEIGTEKSQTEQIEKKIQNISGVESVEYSSKEEELQNLVKDLGDDFRLFEQDNPLYDVFIVKADNPRDTGKIAGQISKFEGVNEALYGEAKIEKLFNVLEMSRNVGLVLIIGLLFTAMFLISNTIKITIVARRREIEIMKLVGATNWFVRWPFILEGLWLGILGSIIPIALVSTGYYYAYGFIKPKLQNNFIQILDFTPFIYQVNGLILLMGCLIGAWGSFMSVRKFLKV; the protein is encoded by the coding sequence ATGAAAGCTAGAACGTATGGCCGTCACTTTAGAGAAAGCTTCAAGAGCATTGGACGTAACGGCTGGATGACATTCGCATCAGTGAGTGCCGTTACCGTAACATTACTGCTTGTTGGTGTATTCATCGTCTTGATGCTAAACATGAACAAAGTAGCAACCGATATTGAGAAAGACGTTGAAGTACGCGTATTACTCGAAATTGGGACTGAAAAATCCCAGACTGAACAAATAGAAAAGAAAATACAAAATATAAGTGGTGTGGAATCAGTTGAGTATTCTTCCAAAGAAGAAGAACTTCAGAACCTGGTCAAGGATCTGGGAGACGATTTCAGATTATTTGAACAAGATAACCCATTATATGATGTGTTTATCGTAAAAGCAGACAATCCAAGGGACACCGGTAAAATCGCGGGTCAAATCAGCAAGTTCGAAGGTGTCAATGAAGCCCTTTACGGAGAAGCGAAGATTGAAAAATTATTTAATGTACTGGAAATGAGTCGGAATGTTGGACTTGTGTTGATCATCGGTCTGTTGTTCACGGCGATGTTCCTCATTTCTAATACAATCAAAATCACCATTGTCGCAAGAAGAAGGGAAATCGAGATAATGAAACTCGTGGGTGCAACCAACTGGTTTGTACGCTGGCCATTCATATTAGAAGGTTTATGGCTTGGAATTTTAGGTTCTATTATCCCGATCGCTCTTGTCTCAACAGGTTACTACTATGCCTATGGATTTATTAAACCAAAACTACAAAACAATTTTATTCAGATATTAGATTTTACCCCCTTTATCTATCAAGTAAACGGATTAATTCTATTAATGGGTTGCCTGATCGGAGCTTGGGGAAGCTTTATGTCTGTTCGTAAGTTCTTAAAAGTGTAA
- a CDS encoding peptidoglycan DD-metalloendopeptidase family protein produces MNRKYFISLSIAAALTIGSLPTLATTASANSSVEDLKKQQDDVSSKKEEVNGKISEKNSQIDQTISKQKDIEAQIAEISTKLKDTETKIAEKTKEIDETTAKINKLKADIEELKRKIAERNELLKERARAIQEKGGSANYLDVLLGAESFGDFINRVTAVNTIVSADKKIMDEQKRDQDELEKKQAEVEKELADLEASKANLESLKKDLDSQKAKKAELFKQLEAQQASLKVEKADLEKESDELSKMEHQLEGEIQAEQARLAELARQREIERKRQAEAEAAKRAAAQQQATASSRGGSSSAPAATPAAVAPSEPVSAGAWTAPARGTITTNFGWDVLNGKRRFHYGTDIAARGSVPISAAADGYVIKSHYSSSYGNVVYITHSINGQMFTTVYAHMSSSLVSTGQAVNKGDQIGYMGNTGYSFGQHLHFELYRGSWSASHSNAVNPRQYINF; encoded by the coding sequence TTGAACAGGAAGTATTTCATCTCATTATCTATTGCAGCAGCATTAACAATCGGAAGTCTACCAACGTTAGCAACCACTGCTAGCGCTAACTCCTCCGTGGAGGACTTAAAGAAACAGCAGGACGACGTTTCATCTAAAAAAGAAGAGGTCAATGGAAAGATTAGTGAAAAAAATTCTCAAATTGACCAAACCATTAGTAAACAAAAAGACATTGAAGCACAGATTGCCGAAATCAGTACAAAATTAAAAGATACAGAAACGAAGATAGCAGAAAAAACAAAAGAAATTGATGAAACGACGGCAAAAATAAATAAGCTTAAAGCGGATATTGAAGAGTTAAAGAGGAAGATTGCAGAGCGTAATGAACTTTTGAAAGAACGCGCTCGCGCTATTCAGGAAAAAGGCGGCTCTGCCAATTATCTTGACGTACTTCTAGGAGCGGAAAGCTTCGGGGACTTCATCAACCGTGTTACAGCAGTAAACACAATCGTAAGTGCAGACAAAAAGATCATGGACGAACAGAAGCGCGACCAGGATGAATTAGAGAAAAAGCAGGCGGAAGTAGAGAAAGAACTTGCTGACCTGGAAGCTTCCAAAGCAAATCTTGAATCCTTGAAAAAAGACCTTGATAGCCAAAAGGCTAAAAAAGCTGAACTATTCAAGCAGCTTGAAGCTCAACAGGCTTCATTAAAAGTAGAAAAAGCCGATCTTGAGAAAGAGTCGGATGAACTTTCTAAAATGGAGCACCAGCTTGAAGGTGAAATCCAGGCTGAACAAGCACGCTTGGCAGAGTTAGCCCGTCAGCGTGAAATCGAACGTAAGCGCCAGGCGGAAGCTGAAGCAGCGAAGCGTGCAGCAGCACAACAGCAGGCGACAGCAAGCAGCCGCGGCGGTTCTTCTTCAGCTCCGGCAGCGACTCCTGCAGCAGTAGCTCCAAGCGAACCCGTTAGTGCAGGGGCATGGACAGCACCAGCACGTGGAACAATCACAACCAATTTTGGTTGGGATGTCTTAAATGGTAAGCGACGTTTCCATTACGGTACAGACATTGCAGCACGAGGAAGTGTTCCAATCTCTGCAGCGGCAGATGGCTATGTCATTAAGAGTCACTACAGCTCAAGCTACGGTAACGTAGTGTACATCACGCACTCCATCAACGGTCAAATGTTTACAACTGTATATGCTCACATGTCTTCTTCACTAGTAAGCACTGGACAAGCAGTGAACAAAGGCGACCAAATCGGTTACATGGGTAACACAGGTTACTCTTTCGGACAGCATTTACACTTTGAACTTTACAGAGGTTCATGGAGTGCATCGCATTCAAATGCTGTAAACCCACGTCAATATATTAATTTTTAA
- a CDS encoding redoxin domain-containing protein, with the protein MNKRNFALAIVALLIGIFLVNLFQDQQEKKAREEADQLAKESMDLSDAEQGLTKGDRAPDFTLTTLDGKEVKLSDYQGKKVILNFWATWCPPCKAEMPHMEQYYEKKAKKEKVEILAVNLTSQDEGEKAVQQFVDGYELTFPILMDEKGDIGDEYRAFTIPTTYMIDTNGLIQHKIVGPMNEEMMGKMVEGME; encoded by the coding sequence TTGAATAAACGAAATTTCGCCCTGGCAATCGTTGCCCTGCTGATCGGAATCTTCCTTGTGAATTTGTTTCAGGATCAACAGGAAAAAAAGGCAAGGGAAGAAGCTGATCAGTTGGCCAAGGAGTCCATGGATCTTTCCGATGCGGAGCAGGGACTAACGAAAGGGGATCGGGCACCGGACTTTACCTTGACCACGTTAGATGGGAAAGAAGTCAAGCTCTCCGACTATCAGGGAAAGAAAGTGATCCTGAATTTCTGGGCCACCTGGTGCCCGCCATGTAAAGCGGAAATGCCCCATATGGAACAGTATTACGAAAAAAAAGCGAAAAAAGAAAAAGTTGAAATCCTTGCCGTCAACTTGACTTCACAGGATGAGGGGGAGAAGGCAGTCCAGCAATTTGTCGACGGCTACGAACTCACTTTCCCCATTCTCATGGATGAAAAAGGGGATATCGGCGACGAGTACCGGGCATTCACGATCCCGACCACTTACATGATCGACACAAACGGCCTCATCCAGCACAAAATCGTCGGCCCCATGAACGAAGAAATGATGGGTAAAATGGTCGAGGGCATGGAATAA
- a CDS encoding DUF302 domain-containing protein translates to MFHYTKEVSMNVKDAVSAVEAALKEESFGVLWNLDLAAKLQDKGLDFNEEVVVLEVCNPHEAKKVLEESMLVSYFLPCKVTVYTEKGTTKIGMAKPSKLIEMVDNDELKRLALDIENRLIGCLENV, encoded by the coding sequence ATGTTCCACTACACAAAAGAGGTTTCAATGAATGTGAAGGATGCGGTATCAGCAGTAGAGGCAGCCTTGAAAGAAGAAAGCTTCGGGGTTCTGTGGAATCTTGACCTGGCCGCCAAGCTTCAGGATAAAGGGCTTGATTTTAACGAAGAAGTAGTTGTCCTGGAAGTATGTAATCCCCACGAAGCGAAAAAGGTGCTGGAAGAAAGCATGCTCGTCAGCTATTTCCTGCCTTGTAAAGTGACGGTATACACAGAAAAGGGAACGACGAAGATCGGTATGGCAAAGCCCAGCAAGCTGATTGAAATGGTAGATAACGACGAATTGAAACGATTGGCGTTGGATATCGAAAATCGTCTGATCGGGTGTTTAGAAAACGTCTGA
- a CDS encoding PLP-dependent aspartate aminotransferase family protein: MKFTTKVVHSQLKGTEEIRSKTTPIYQTSAFSFTSLEELEGFYEGKSPYLYSRTGNPNTDELGKMVADLEGAPAGVATSSGLSAILVGILAVVQAGDHIIAAEDLYGGTFHMLKEELKSFGISTSFVDFTSEEEIEAALTPDTKLLYSETVTNPFMRVEDISRMVALAEKHNLKTMIDNTFSTPFLRQPFLEGVDLVAHSATKYIGGHSDITAGVVVGKEELVNKAREKVVNIGSNLSPFEAWLTCRGAKTLALRVGTQAQNAGILADELRTNEQVKRVYYPTDLSDKGNGAIVTIELDARCDISTFFKSLGWIKIIPSLAGVETTVSYPLGTSHRALPKEAQEKLGINTHVVRISLGIEDGEDIVSQFKEAIEASVKK; encoded by the coding sequence ATGAAATTCACCACCAAGGTCGTACATAGTCAGCTGAAAGGAACAGAGGAAATCCGCAGTAAAACGACACCGATCTATCAGACGTCTGCTTTTTCTTTTACGTCTCTTGAGGAGCTTGAGGGTTTCTATGAGGGGAAGTCTCCTTATCTTTATTCAAGGACGGGTAATCCCAACACGGATGAACTTGGGAAGATGGTAGCCGATCTTGAAGGAGCGCCTGCGGGTGTCGCCACGTCTTCCGGCTTGTCAGCGATCCTCGTCGGAATCCTTGCCGTTGTCCAGGCGGGTGATCATATCATTGCGGCGGAGGATTTATACGGAGGCACTTTCCATATGCTGAAGGAAGAGCTGAAATCATTCGGCATTTCGACCTCCTTTGTCGATTTCACGAGTGAGGAAGAAATCGAGGCAGCACTTACTCCCGACACCAAACTTCTCTATAGTGAGACCGTGACCAATCCGTTTATGCGAGTAGAGGATATTTCAAGAATGGTAGCACTTGCCGAAAAGCACAACCTGAAAACGATGATCGACAATACATTCTCCACTCCATTTCTGCGTCAGCCCTTCCTGGAAGGGGTCGATTTGGTCGCTCACAGCGCCACGAAATATATCGGCGGGCATAGCGATATCACAGCGGGAGTCGTAGTCGGAAAAGAAGAGCTTGTGAATAAAGCAAGAGAGAAGGTCGTCAATATCGGTTCCAATTTAAGTCCATTTGAAGCGTGGCTCACATGCCGTGGGGCGAAAACGTTGGCACTCCGTGTGGGGACCCAGGCTCAGAACGCGGGGATCCTTGCAGATGAACTACGCACCAATGAACAGGTGAAGAGGGTCTATTATCCAACCGATCTATCCGATAAAGGAAATGGCGCGATCGTCACCATCGAACTTGATGCCCGTTGCGACATCAGCACATTCTTCAAATCCCTTGGATGGATCAAGATCATCCCGTCCCTGGCCGGAGTGGAAACAACGGTTTCCTATCCACTCGGGACATCTCACCGTGCCCTTCCGAAAGAAGCACAGGAAAAACTCGGCATCAACACCCATGTGGTGCGCATATCATTAGGTATCGAGGATGGGGAAGATATCGTATCTCAATTTAAAGAGGCAATTGAAGCTTCTGTTAAAAAATAA
- a CDS encoding O-acetylhomoserine aminocarboxypropyltransferase/cysteine synthase family protein, whose amino-acid sequence MTKSFDFDTLLLHGGQEPDPTTGSRAVPIYQTTSYVFDNSDHAAKLFALEEPGNIYTRIMNPTVDVLEKRLALLEGGIGALGVSSGMAAISLSILNIAGAGDEIVAATNLYGGTYNLFSTTLPKYGIKVHFVDPTDPENFRKAITPKTKAVFAETIGNPSLHVLDIESVAKVAHDHHIPLIIDNTFATPYVCKPIEWGADIVIHSATKWIGGHGTAIGGVVIDGGKFDWNHEKFPGFTEEDRSYNGLRYAQDVGAAAFITKLRVQLLRDLGACLSPQNAFLLLQGLETLHLRIERHTENALKIAEHLDQHSGVAWVSYPGLPQHPSHALSQKYLKNGAGSIVVFGIKGGRDSGRKVVDNISLWSHVANVGDAKSLIIHPASTTHQQLNDEEIRATGVTEDLVRLSVGLESAKDLIEDLDHAIEVALETSRV is encoded by the coding sequence ATGACAAAATCATTCGATTTCGACACACTTCTTCTTCACGGCGGCCAGGAGCCGGACCCAACTACAGGCTCCAGAGCGGTACCCATCTATCAAACGACATCCTACGTGTTCGACAACAGCGATCACGCCGCAAAGCTATTCGCCCTTGAAGAACCCGGAAACATCTACACCCGTATCATGAACCCGACCGTGGACGTTCTTGAGAAGCGCCTCGCCCTTTTAGAAGGGGGAATCGGAGCACTGGGTGTATCATCCGGAATGGCCGCCATTTCTCTTTCCATCCTGAATATAGCCGGTGCAGGGGATGAAATCGTGGCAGCCACCAATCTGTACGGTGGAACGTATAATTTATTCTCTACGACTCTTCCGAAATACGGAATCAAGGTTCATTTCGTCGATCCGACTGATCCGGAGAACTTCCGAAAAGCAATTACGCCGAAAACAAAAGCGGTATTCGCCGAGACGATCGGTAATCCGAGCCTGCACGTCCTGGACATCGAGTCGGTTGCGAAAGTGGCCCATGACCATCACATCCCACTCATCATAGATAACACATTTGCCACGCCATATGTGTGCAAGCCGATTGAGTGGGGAGCAGACATCGTCATTCACTCTGCCACGAAATGGATCGGCGGCCACGGTACGGCCATCGGAGGAGTCGTCATCGACGGTGGGAAGTTTGATTGGAATCATGAGAAGTTCCCTGGATTCACAGAAGAAGACAGAAGCTATAATGGACTTCGCTACGCACAGGATGTAGGAGCGGCCGCTTTCATCACAAAATTAAGGGTGCAGCTGCTTCGGGATCTCGGGGCGTGCTTAAGTCCACAAAACGCATTTCTGCTGCTGCAGGGACTGGAAACCCTTCATCTCCGCATCGAACGTCACACGGAGAATGCCTTGAAGATTGCGGAACACTTAGATCAGCACAGTGGAGTTGCCTGGGTTTCTTATCCGGGTCTGCCGCAGCATCCATCCCACGCTCTTTCTCAAAAATATTTGAAAAACGGAGCGGGTTCCATCGTCGTCTTTGGAATCAAAGGGGGCAGGGATTCAGGACGCAAAGTCGTCGACAACATTTCCCTTTGGTCCCATGTGGCCAATGTAGGGGATGCGAAATCACTGATCATCCATCCGGCGTCCACGACGCATCAACAATTAAACGATGAGGAGATCCGTGCTACAGGCGTGACCGAGGACCTTGTAAGACTTTCCGTCGGATTGGAATCTGCGAAGGATTTGATCGAGGACCTGGATCATGCGATTGAAGTGGCGTTGGAAACGTCCCGGGTATAA